The following proteins are encoded in a genomic region of Cervus elaphus chromosome 15, mCerEla1.1, whole genome shotgun sequence:
- the ANXA11 gene encoding annexin A11 — MSYPGYPPPAGGYPPAAPGGGAWGGAGYPPPTMPPIGLDNVANYAGQFNQDYLSGVAANMSGTFGGANVPNLYPGAPGAGYPPVPPGSFGQPPPAQQPVPSYGMYPPPGGNPPSGMPSYPPYPGAPVPGQPMLPPGQQPPGAYPGQPPMTYPGQSPMPPPGQQPVPSYPGYSGSGTVTPAVSPAQFGNRGTITDASGFDPLRDAEVLRKAMKGFGTDEQAIIDCLGSRSNKQRQQILLSFKTAYGKDLIKDLKSELSGNFEKTILALMKTPVLFDAYEIKEAIKGAGTDEACLIEILASRSNEHIRELNRLYKTEFKKTLEEAIRSDTSGHFQRLLISLSQGNRDESTNVDMTLVQRDVQELYAAGENRLGTDESKFNAILCSRSRAHLVAVFNEYQRMTGRDIEKSICREMSGDLEQGMLAVVKCLKNTPAFFAERLNKAMRGAGTKDRTLIRIMVSRSEIDLLDIRAEYKRLYGKSLYHDITGDTSGDYRKILLKICGGND; from the exons ATGAGCTACCCAGGCTACCCCCCGCCCGCAGGTGGCTACCCACCAGCTGCACCAG GTGGTGGTGCCTGGGGAGGTGCTGGCTACCCGCCACCCACCATGCCTCCCATCGGGCTGGATAATGTGGCCAACTACGCAGGGCAGTTCAACCAGGATTACCTCTCAGGAGTG GCAGCCAACATGTCCGGGACATTTGGAGGAGCCAACGTGCCAAACCTGTACCCAGGGGCCCCTGGGGCTGGTTACCCTCCAGTTCCCCCAGGGAGTTTTGGGCAGCCCCCTCCTGCCCAGCAGCCTGTTCCTTCATATGGAATGTACCCGCCCCCTGGAGGAAACCCACCCTCTGGGATGCCTTCATATCCGCCATACCCAGGGGCCCCTGTGCCAGGCCAGCCCATGTTGCCCCCTGGGCAGCAGCCCCCGGGGGCCTACCCTGGACAGCCGCCCATGACCTACCCTGGACAGTCACCAATGCCACCTCCTGGGCAGCAGCCGGTGCCAAGCTATCCAGGGTACTCAGGTTCTGGGACTGTCACCCCTGCCGTGTCCCCAGCCCAG TTTGGAAACCGAGGCACCATCACAGATGCATCTGGCTTTGACCCCCTGCGAGATGCTGAGGTCCTGCGGAAGGCCATGAAGGGCTTTG GGACTGACGAGCAGGCCATCATTGACTGCTTGGGTAGTCGCTCCAACAAGCAACGGCAGCAGATCCTCCTGTCCTTCAAGACAGCATATGGGAAG GATTTGATCAAAGATCTGAAATCTGAACTGTCAGGAAACTTTGAGAAGACAATCTTGGCCCTGATGAAGACGCCTGTCCTCTTTGATGCTTATGAGATAAAGGAAGCTATCAAG GGGGCGGGCACTGATGAAGCCTGCCTGATTGAGATCCTCGCCTCCCGCAGCAATGAGCACATCCGGGAACTGAACAGACTCTACAAGACAG AATTCAAAAAGACTCTGGAGGAGGCCATTCGGAGCGACACGTCAGGGCACTTCCAGCGGctcctcatctctctctctcag GGGAACCGGGATGAAAGCACGAACGTGGACATGACCCTCGTCCAGAGAGATGTGCAG GAGCTCTATGCAGCTGGGGAGAACCGCCTGGGAACGGAtgagtccaagttcaatgcaatTCTGTGCTCCCGGAGCCGGGCCCACCTGGTGGCAG TTTTTAATGAGTATCAGAGAATGACAGGACGTGACATTGAGAAGAGCATCTGCCGGGAGATGTCCGGGGACCTGGAGCAGGGCATGCTGGCTGTGG TGAAATGTCTTAAGAATACCCCAGCCTTCTTTGCTGAGAGGCTCAACAAGGCCATGAGG GGAGCAGGAACCAAAGACCGGACCCTGATCCGCATCATGGTGTCTCGCAGCGAGATCGACCTCCTGGACATCAGAGCGGAGTATAAGCGGCTGTATGGCAAGTCGCTGTACCACGATATCACG GGAGACACTTCAGGGGATTACCGGAAGATTCTGCTGAAGATCTGTGGTGGCAACGACTGA